From Thalassovita sp.:
CTGCCGTTATCCGCCCGAAGGCATCCGTGGATCTGGCGCGGCATTGGCGCGGGCCTCACAGTTTGCTGCGATCCCGGATTACGCCCAAACGGCCAACGCGCAGATTTGCCTGCTGGTGCAGGTCGAAACAGTAAAGGGCATGGATGCGCTGGATGACATCCTGGCCGTTGAAGGCGTCGACGGCGTGTTTATCGGCCCCTCGGATCTGGCCGCGGACATGGGGTTGTTGGGGCAGACCGAACACCCCGAGGTGCGCGCGGCAATTGAGGCAGGCCTGGGCAAAATCGCGGCCTCAGACAAGGCGGCGGGCATTCTGGCGCTGACGGATGAGGCGGCAGATCTTTACCGCACATGGGGCGCGCAATTCCTTGCCGTGGGGATTGATGTGGTGATGCTGGCGCAGGCCGCGCGGGCGCTGATGGCAAGCTGGGAAGCGAAACGGTAAGGCGAGGTAAGGCAAACACGCCGCTCCGCGGCAGGGGCGTTGCCCCTCGCCGTTCAAAAGAAGTGTTTTTGAACGGCTTCACCCCAGAGTATTTGGGAAACGA
This genomic window contains:
- a CDS encoding HpcH/HpaI aldolase/citrate lyase family protein, with the protein product MPAPTNMFKQRLKQGELVIGCWAGFADPYPTELMATAGFDWLVIDGEHAPNDLKSITAQLQVLEGKHSEAVVRLPVGNEWLIKQMLDAGAQTLLIPMVESAEQARQLVRACRYPPEGIRGSGAALARASQFAAIPDYAQTANAQICLLVQVETVKGMDALDDILAVEGVDGVFIGPSDLAADMGLLGQTEHPEVRAAIEAGLGKIAASDKAAGILALTDEAADLYRTWGAQFLAVGIDVVMLAQAARALMASWEAKR